A window from Candidatus Amarolinea dominans encodes these proteins:
- a CDS encoding beta-galactosidase — translation MRGVRRYPLKPRALLRGILLCLVILVLAAPPQPLVVLGPPQTVHTVAPKMGMHTRLTDEVEPWKIKRTLQMVREMGAPWVVEYFPWAYHEPAPGRFDWAHADLVVDHAVTQGLTVIARLGFVPTWARPLDTTFLYLGEAHYADFGRYVYEFVRHFKGRVHYLIIWNEPNLALEWGYRPVDAAAYTELLKVSYAQAKAADPDVQVLGGALAPTLAPAGSAYGLDDLVYLQQMYDAGAAPFFDILAAHAYGWVFDANDPPASDVVNFRRVELLRAVMVRNGDGAKKIIITEAGWNDHPRWTKAVRPAQRIQNTLEAFDLVGQWDWLQALCLWAFRYPAPTRSYQDYFTFVASDFVPKPIYLELQAYHEGVEHKGAK, via the coding sequence ATGCGCGGCGTGAGAAGATACCCACTCAAGCCGCGCGCACTCCTGCGCGGCATACTCTTGTGTCTGGTCATTCTTGTCCTGGCCGCGCCGCCACAGCCGCTGGTTGTGCTTGGCCCACCGCAGACTGTGCATACCGTCGCCCCGAAGATGGGCATGCACACCCGCCTGACGGACGAGGTGGAGCCGTGGAAGATCAAGCGCACGCTGCAGATGGTGCGCGAGATGGGCGCTCCCTGGGTGGTCGAATACTTCCCCTGGGCCTATCATGAGCCGGCGCCGGGACGCTTCGACTGGGCGCACGCGGACCTGGTGGTGGATCATGCGGTCACGCAAGGGCTGACCGTTATCGCCCGCCTGGGCTTTGTGCCCACCTGGGCGCGGCCGCTCGATACGACTTTTCTGTACCTGGGCGAGGCACACTACGCTGACTTTGGGCGCTACGTCTACGAGTTCGTGCGTCATTTCAAGGGCCGCGTGCATTATCTCATCATCTGGAATGAGCCGAACCTGGCGCTGGAATGGGGCTACCGCCCGGTGGATGCGGCCGCGTACACCGAGCTGCTCAAGGTCAGCTACGCGCAGGCCAAAGCGGCCGACCCTGATGTGCAGGTACTGGGCGGCGCGCTGGCGCCCACGCTGGCCCCCGCCGGCTCGGCCTACGGCCTGGATGACCTGGTCTACCTGCAGCAGATGTACGATGCCGGCGCGGCGCCCTTTTTCGACATCCTGGCCGCCCATGCCTACGGTTGGGTCTTCGACGCGAATGATCCGCCGGCGAGCGACGTGGTCAACTTCCGTCGTGTGGAGCTGCTGCGCGCGGTGATGGTGCGTAACGGCGACGGCGCCAAGAAGATCATCATCACCGAAGCCGGTTGGAACGATCACCCGCGGTGGACGAAGGCCGTGCGCCCGGCGCAGCGCATTCAGAACACCCTCGAGGCGTTCGATCTGGTCGGCCAGTGGGATTGGCTGCAGGCCCTGTGCCTGTGGGCGTTTCGCTACCCGGCCCCCACGCGCTCGTACCAGGACTATTTCACCTTCGTCGCGTCCGA